The Halorussus gelatinilyticus genome contains the following window.
CCTCGCCGACCGGGGCCGGCGGCGGCATCACGCAGTACTACGGTCCGGAGAACATCGCCGGGCCAGCGCCGCGCGCGATGCCCCAGATTCCCATCGAAGTAGACGACGAGGGGTTCGTGAAGGGCATCTGGCCCGAACCCGAGACGGTAACCGAGCAGGGCCGCGAGGTAACCGTCGCCCGGATGGAACTCGGCGGCATCACGTACACCAGCGAGTGGTTCCAGTACTGCGGCGTCCAGACGTACCCCGGCGTGGACCCCGACGCGGACCAGGACAACTTCTTCCGGTACGCGAGTTCGCCGCCCTACGAGTGGCAACAGGAGGAGGTCGAACCCGGCGAGCGAGTCAAGGTCGAACACTTCGAGGACTACGCGACGTGGGGCAACGGCATCGGCCGGGACGGACTGGGCAAGCCCGCACTGGTGACGTGGCGCTCGCAGGACGTGCCGCCCTCGGGCACGTTGCCGGTCCAGATAATCCGAAGCACTCGGTTCGAGGAGTTGACCGACCAGGGCAGCGACTGGATTTCGGCAAGTACCGACCAAGGGTTCTACGCCAATCTGAACAAGTGTACCCACTTCTGTTGCGTGCCGGGGTACAAGGCGCTCGGGTCGAGCGCGCGGTTCAACGCCGAGAACGAGATCTACTGCCAGTGTCACCAGTCGGTGTACGACCCGTACAACATCGTGGAGGTCTCGTTCGTCGCGCTCCCCCGACCCGAGGAGGACTGATGCGGATCGGGAACCGAACCTATCAGTTCCAGTAGCTGGCAACAAACGTTTTATATCCGCGGTAAGCATCCACGAACGTTGAAGCGAATGCTCTCGACAGTCCTCGACAGACTCAGGCGAATGGTGGGGTCCCCCGAGTCGAATTCCGACGACGGCGACGCCCGAGACGACGGTCCGGACCTCTACGAGTGCGAGGGCTGTGGCTCAGTGTTCATCTCGAAACCAGACCAGTGTTCGACCTGCGAGGACGACGACTTCTCGAACGTCGGAAAGTTTCAGTAGCGGAGCAGTCGCTCCGCGAGACGACGTCGGATAGCGACGCTTTTCCCGACGGGCCACCGAGTTCCGACCGATGGTCGTCTCCCGACCGGCATCATGAACCGAACCAAATCGCTCGTGCTCGCGGTCGTCGTCGCCCTCACAGTCCTCTCCGGGGCCGGAGCCTACGCGCTCACCCAGACCGACGACGCCGGGGGCCAGTCCGACCAGACACCGGCGCTGGCCGCCAACTGGCTCAGCGACACGGGCAGGAACATCACCGGGAACCACCACGTCGCGGTCGGCGGGCAGGTCGGCAACCGGTCGCTCGTGTTCGCACCCATCAGCGGCGCGGCACCGAGCGGCGGGGGTCACGACCACGACCACCGCGACGCCGCCTCGGACGAGTCCAGCGCCGCGTCGGACGCCGCGGCAGGGTGCGGGCTGGTCGCGCTCGACGGCGCGTCGGGCGCGGCCCGGTGGAGCTACGAGGTCCCCGCCGAGAACTGCACCATCCACGCCATCGCCGACCCGACGCTCGCGGACCTGAACGGCGACGGAACCCGAGAGGTGCTGGCGACCTCCACCGAGAAGACCGTCGCGGCGTTCGACCCGGCGACCGGCGAGCG
Protein-coding sequences here:
- a CDS encoding Rieske 2Fe-2S domain-containing protein; amino-acid sequence: MAEADDKYPAESGRRRFIKGVVGSASLAGLGTVAAAGIDTTTSPTGAGGGITQYYGPENIAGPAPRAMPQIPIEVDDEGFVKGIWPEPETVTEQGREVTVARMELGGITYTSEWFQYCGVQTYPGVDPDADQDNFFRYASSPPYEWQQEEVEPGERVKVEHFEDYATWGNGIGRDGLGKPALVTWRSQDVPPSGTLPVQIIRSTRFEELTDQGSDWISASTDQGFYANLNKCTHFCCVPGYKALGSSARFNAENEIYCQCHQSVYDPYNIVEVSFVALPRPEED